In the genome of Myxococcus stipitatus, one region contains:
- a CDS encoding maltokinase N-terminal cap-like domain-containing protein: MTTLDLTKLPEYLKSQRWFAGKAWPIKHVTVVDHANVAAGPCSMSLAVVEVMYELGQPERYLLPVKTSGEGVRDALEDDDCLRALFDLIRDGAQLPSASGRIVGEWIGGPEGLLGLPSPLAVRRLMVEQSNTSIVLGEKVIVKIIRKLEAGVNPEHEVGRFLATRTSFRATPALLGALRLEGAAGATLALAHRFIPNAVDGWKYTLDRLRVERPLGGTFLDEMADLGARLGDLHRAFGSAPMDDAAFAPEPLLQEDLQRWSASIVGELGVTLAEAGRLHTDLEGRRERLIDYAKRLAQVSPSGQKIRIHGDMHLGQVLRANDQWLIFDFEGEPARSFTSRREKYSPLRDVAGMLRSFDYAEATVALEGGAPRGRVGPSRDAFLEGYRKATLGAAFLPADAASFDAMLRSFELEKLLYEVRYEMQNRPDWVRIPVEALLRMEESP; this comes from the coding sequence ATGACGACCTTGGACCTGACGAAGCTGCCGGAGTACCTCAAGAGCCAGCGCTGGTTCGCGGGCAAGGCCTGGCCCATCAAACACGTCACCGTGGTGGACCACGCCAACGTGGCGGCCGGGCCGTGCAGCATGTCCCTGGCCGTCGTCGAGGTCATGTACGAGCTGGGCCAGCCCGAGCGCTACCTCCTCCCGGTGAAGACCTCCGGGGAGGGCGTGCGGGACGCGCTCGAGGACGACGACTGCCTGCGCGCGCTGTTCGACCTCATCCGCGATGGCGCCCAGCTCCCCTCCGCGTCCGGCCGCATCGTCGGCGAGTGGATTGGCGGCCCGGAGGGACTGCTGGGCCTGCCCTCGCCGCTCGCGGTGCGCAGGCTGATGGTGGAGCAGAGCAACACCTCCATCGTGCTGGGTGAGAAGGTCATCGTGAAGATCATCCGCAAGCTGGAGGCGGGGGTGAACCCGGAGCACGAGGTGGGGCGCTTCCTGGCCACGCGCACGTCCTTCCGCGCCACGCCCGCGCTGCTCGGCGCGCTGCGGCTGGAGGGCGCCGCGGGGGCGACGCTGGCCCTGGCCCACCGCTTCATCCCCAACGCGGTGGATGGCTGGAAGTACACGTTGGATCGGCTGCGCGTGGAGCGGCCGTTGGGCGGCACCTTCCTCGACGAGATGGCGGACCTGGGCGCGCGGCTGGGAGACCTGCACCGGGCCTTCGGCTCCGCGCCCATGGACGACGCGGCCTTCGCGCCCGAGCCCCTGCTCCAGGAGGACCTGCAGCGCTGGAGCGCCTCCATCGTGGGCGAGCTGGGGGTGACGCTGGCGGAGGCGGGCCGGCTGCACACGGACCTGGAGGGCCGGCGGGAGCGGCTCATCGACTACGCGAAGCGGCTCGCGCAGGTGAGCCCGTCCGGACAGAAGATCCGCATCCATGGGGACATGCACCTGGGCCAGGTGCTGCGAGCCAATGACCAGTGGCTCATCTTCGACTTCGAGGGCGAGCCGGCGCGAAGCTTCACGTCCCGCCGCGAGAAGTACAGCCCGCTGCGGGACGTGGCGGGGATGCTGCGCTCGTTCGACTACGCGGAGGCCACGGTGGCGCTGGAAGGAGGCGCGCCACGCGGACGCGTGGGCCCCAGCCGCGACGCGTTCCTGGAGGGCTACCGCAAGGCGACGCTGGGCGCGGCCTTCCTGCCCGCGGATGCGGCGTCCTTCGACGCGATGCTGCGCTCGTTCGAGCTGGAGAAGCTCCTGTACGAAGTGCGGTATGAGATGCAGAACCGGCCCGACTGGGTGCGAATCCCCGTCGAGGCCCTCTTGCGGATGGAGGAGTCCCCGTGA
- a CDS encoding polyprenyl synthetase family protein: MELARELTDFLAAVEQRLSGMLVDGNAGPGVKGDTLMEAARHLCVGTGGKRARPMLVRLFGGAVGVAPERLVDVAVASEFIHSASLLHDDVVDAGMFRRGRPTVNARWGNIVAVMSGDLILSTGLYHLAQLDSRLTLSALSVVSEMTRAAIAEVEARGDLDLPLNRLRFIAEGKTGSLFGWCGHAAATLANRPEAVERFDGFGRHLGVAFQIADDIRDILGTDVGKPRYADVHSRTPSMPILLAVAKDESLRRKLKDAWAFSTITPDRTKEIGAAIEATGAVEASMARMNAEIEAALDKLGHFAQEPAGAELVSWARKLSAGIAEQVQGRAA; this comes from the coding sequence ATGGAACTGGCTCGGGAGCTCACGGACTTTCTGGCGGCGGTGGAGCAGCGGCTCAGCGGCATGCTGGTGGATGGAAACGCCGGTCCGGGCGTGAAGGGCGACACGCTGATGGAGGCGGCCCGGCACCTGTGCGTGGGGACGGGGGGCAAGCGCGCGCGGCCCATGCTGGTTCGGCTGTTCGGCGGCGCGGTGGGTGTGGCGCCGGAGCGTCTGGTGGACGTGGCGGTGGCCTCGGAGTTCATCCACTCGGCCAGCCTCCTGCACGACGACGTGGTGGACGCGGGCATGTTCCGCCGCGGCCGGCCGACGGTGAACGCGCGCTGGGGCAACATCGTCGCGGTGATGAGCGGCGACCTCATCCTGTCCACGGGCCTGTACCACCTGGCGCAGCTGGACTCGCGGCTGACGCTGTCCGCGCTGTCGGTCGTCTCGGAGATGACCCGCGCGGCCATCGCGGAGGTGGAGGCGCGCGGGGACCTGGACCTGCCGCTCAACCGGCTGCGCTTCATCGCCGAGGGCAAGACGGGCTCGCTCTTCGGCTGGTGCGGTCACGCCGCGGCGACGCTGGCGAACCGGCCGGAGGCGGTGGAGCGCTTCGACGGGTTCGGCCGCCACCTGGGCGTGGCGTTCCAGATCGCCGACGACATCCGGGACATCCTGGGCACGGACGTGGGCAAGCCGCGCTACGCGGACGTGCACTCGCGCACGCCGTCCATGCCCATCCTGCTGGCGGTGGCGAAGGACGAGAGCCTGCGCCGCAAGCTGAAGGATGCGTGGGCGTTCTCCACCATCACCCCGGACCGCACGAAGGAGATTGGCGCGGCTATCGAGGCGACGGGCGCGGTGGAGGCGTCCATGGCGCGGATGAACGCGGAGATTGAAGCGGCGCTCGACAAGCTGGGCCACTTCGCCCAGGAGCCGGCAGGCGCGGAGCTGGTGAGCTGGGCGCGCAAGCTCTCGGCGGGAATCGCCGAGCAGGTTCAAGGGCGCGCCGCATGA
- a CDS encoding VOC family protein, translating into MDTSTQAPPIAGFHHLTAPVDDLDVAERFYVGLLGAVLVRRFDRATFLHMRPDRASEVDASNSPLHLAVKLGAPPELHLFLQRGRRKPVPPPHPHLAMQVAPEALGVFVARLRAAGVPLDGPRRLGPPGQASVYFADPFGNTLELVTLGYTGAVVEGPPEVGVLGW; encoded by the coding sequence ATGGACACCTCCACTCAGGCTCCGCCCATCGCGGGCTTCCACCACCTCACCGCCCCCGTCGATGACCTCGACGTCGCCGAGCGCTTCTACGTGGGCCTCCTCGGTGCCGTGCTCGTGCGGAGGTTCGACCGGGCGACCTTCCTCCACATGCGTCCTGATCGGGCCTCGGAGGTGGACGCGAGCAACAGCCCGCTCCACCTCGCCGTGAAGCTGGGGGCGCCCCCCGAGCTCCACTTGTTCCTCCAGCGAGGGCGACGGAAGCCGGTGCCTCCGCCGCACCCCCACCTGGCGATGCAGGTCGCTCCGGAGGCGCTGGGCGTGTTCGTGGCGCGGCTCCGCGCGGCTGGAGTCCCGCTGGACGGGCCGCGACGGCTGGGCCCGCCTGGGCAGGCGTCGGTGTACTTCGCGGACCCGTTCGGGAACACGCTCGAGCTGGTCACCCTGGGCTACACCGGGGCTGTCGTCGAGGGCCCTCCGGAGGTTGGAGTCCTCGGCTGGTAG
- a CDS encoding gamma-glutamylcyclotransferase, with protein sequence MDSHYDMVMKAREGADPNATRLYFAYSTILDRAAFEEWRQQHSYGFFDLPEGRLAEAVDVDLVYDFPSRWWGGRVAGLADAPGGRIFGRLFEIRGQDWPIVQHKEGFVTGMCVERPVKVLVDGQTVEATAFVTNPRRASQDGPVSPRFVEALVRGAQAAGLPSDYVERLKRGP encoded by the coding sequence ATGGATTCGCACTACGACATGGTGATGAAGGCCCGCGAGGGCGCGGACCCGAACGCGACGCGGCTGTACTTCGCGTACTCCACCATCCTGGACCGGGCCGCGTTCGAGGAGTGGCGGCAGCAGCACTCCTACGGCTTCTTCGACCTGCCCGAGGGCCGGCTCGCCGAGGCGGTGGACGTGGACCTGGTCTACGACTTCCCGTCGCGCTGGTGGGGCGGCCGGGTGGCGGGGCTGGCGGACGCGCCGGGTGGACGCATCTTCGGGCGCCTGTTCGAGATTCGCGGCCAGGACTGGCCCATCGTCCAGCACAAGGAAGGCTTCGTGACGGGGATGTGCGTCGAGCGCCCGGTGAAGGTGCTCGTGGACGGGCAGACGGTGGAGGCCACCGCGTTCGTCACCAACCCCCGGCGTGCGTCGCAGGATGGCCCGGTGAGCCCGCGCTTCGTGGAGGCGCTGGTCCGGGGCGCGCAGGCCGCGGGTCTCCCCTCCGATTACGTGGAGCGCCTCAAGCGCGGTCCCTGA
- a CDS encoding nucleoside hydrolase: MRQQDVVFDMETSDPDDALTLCLLATHPAVVLRAVTVTPGTRAQVGMVRHLLARAGRSEVPVGARMPESEKDSLSAFHTKWLGPLAPADPDSLAHELLAATLRRFPDATLVTGAPLQNLRLLLEHHPEARLRRWVAQGGFAGDNLVAPEHRLAKFEGKRTCPTFNFNGDPKGAQLALASERVGRRELVSKNVTHGVAYDEAFHERVRPHHTRTAGLALVFEAMEHYLEARPEGKLLHDPIAACAAIDPGIVTWAEVEMVRARGEWGAEPAHGTHTFISVALDRERFFRTFVGVAPGQDPGAVSPA, encoded by the coding sequence ATGCGACAACAAGATGTCGTCTTCGACATGGAGACGAGCGACCCGGACGATGCGCTCACGCTGTGCCTGCTGGCGACCCATCCCGCGGTCGTCCTTCGGGCCGTCACCGTGACGCCGGGCACTCGGGCGCAGGTGGGGATGGTGAGGCATCTGCTCGCACGAGCGGGACGAAGCGAGGTCCCCGTGGGGGCGCGCATGCCCGAGTCGGAGAAGGACAGCCTGTCCGCGTTCCACACGAAGTGGTTGGGCCCGTTGGCGCCGGCGGATCCAGACTCCCTGGCGCACGAGCTGCTCGCCGCCACGCTGCGGCGGTTCCCGGATGCGACGCTGGTGACGGGCGCACCCCTCCAGAACCTGCGGCTGCTTCTGGAGCATCACCCGGAGGCGCGGCTGCGAAGGTGGGTGGCGCAGGGCGGCTTCGCGGGAGACAACCTCGTGGCCCCGGAGCATCGCCTGGCGAAGTTCGAAGGGAAGCGCACGTGCCCGACCTTCAACTTCAATGGAGATCCGAAGGGCGCGCAGCTGGCCCTGGCCTCGGAGCGGGTGGGACGGCGTGAGCTCGTGTCCAAGAACGTCACGCATGGCGTGGCGTACGACGAGGCCTTCCACGAGCGCGTGCGGCCCCACCACACCCGGACGGCGGGCCTGGCCCTCGTCTTCGAGGCCATGGAGCACTACTTGGAGGCCAGACCCGAGGGGAAGCTCCTGCACGACCCCATCGCGGCATGTGCGGCCATCGACCCGGGCATCGTCACCTGGGCCGAGGTGGAGATGGTTCGCGCGCGGGGAGAGTGGGGCGCCGAGCCCGCGCACGGAACGCACACGTTCATCTCCGTGGCGCTGGACCGGGAGCGCTTCTTCCGCACCTTCGTGGGAGTGGCTCCCGGCCAGGACCCGGGAGCGGTCAGCCCGGCGTGA
- the glgB gene encoding 1,4-alpha-glucan branching protein GlgB, with amino-acid sequence MRKPADKAHVDTEVRRVVELRHPEPHSVLGIHPDGDGVVVRAYRPDAVSIHVLRDGGDRIPMEHRDDGVFEARVNNCKSTFGYLLEVEYPGKRVFKLRDPYSFLPTLGEMDLYYAGEGRHERLWERMGAHLIHHNGTKGVSFAVWAPTAAGVSVVGDFNSWDGRLHAMRRMGASGIWELFVPEVGEGTRYKFEIRPGQGGPRLLKADPFAFRTEVPPATASVVHDLGHHRWEDAAWLEARSQRADVARHPWSVYEVHLGSWRHVVEDGDRPMTYRELAPALAEYVKHMGFTHVELLPIAEYPYGGSWGYQVSGYYAPTARYGHPDDFRFLVDHLHKEGIGVIIDWVPGHFPRDSHALGEFDGTSLYEHADPRKGAQPDWGTLVFNFGRNEVRNFLIANALFWIEEYHVDGLRVDAVASMLYLDYSRKQGEWIPNRWGGRENEEAIQFLRELNDTVRRKHPGVVVIAEESTAWPKVSSPTSEGGLGFHFKWNMGWMHDTLSYFSKDPIYRQYHHNQLTFGLLYAFSEHFMLPLSHDEVVHGKGSLYGRMPGDPWQKRANLRALFAWMWAHPGKKLLFMGGEFGQPAEWNHDKSLDWHLTKDPGHQGIQRLVATLNRIYKELPALYDADNEPVGFQWLQPDSASDNVLAFIRRSRQPGRHVVCVANLSPAVRENFRVGFPLHGSYVEVLNTDASEYGGSNVGNMGQLRTEATAWDGQPASALLTLPPLSVMWFTPG; translated from the coding sequence GTGAGGAAGCCCGCGGACAAGGCACACGTCGACACGGAAGTCCGGCGCGTGGTGGAGCTGCGGCACCCGGAGCCTCACTCGGTGCTCGGCATCCACCCGGACGGCGATGGCGTGGTGGTGCGCGCCTATCGCCCGGACGCGGTGAGCATCCACGTCCTGCGCGACGGAGGAGACCGCATCCCCATGGAGCACCGCGACGACGGTGTCTTCGAGGCGCGCGTCAACAACTGCAAGTCGACCTTCGGCTACCTGCTGGAGGTGGAGTACCCCGGCAAGCGCGTCTTCAAGCTGAGGGACCCGTACAGCTTCCTTCCCACGCTCGGGGAGATGGACCTGTACTACGCGGGGGAAGGCCGCCATGAACGGCTCTGGGAGCGCATGGGCGCGCACCTCATCCACCACAACGGCACCAAGGGCGTGTCCTTCGCCGTCTGGGCCCCCACCGCCGCGGGCGTCTCCGTGGTGGGCGACTTCAACAGCTGGGACGGGCGGCTGCACGCCATGCGCCGCATGGGCGCCTCCGGCATCTGGGAGCTGTTCGTCCCCGAGGTGGGCGAAGGCACTCGCTACAAGTTCGAGATCCGCCCGGGGCAAGGAGGCCCGCGCCTGCTGAAGGCGGACCCGTTCGCGTTCCGCACGGAGGTGCCGCCCGCCACCGCGTCCGTGGTGCACGACCTGGGACACCACCGCTGGGAGGACGCCGCGTGGCTCGAGGCGCGGAGCCAGCGCGCGGACGTCGCGCGGCACCCGTGGAGCGTCTACGAGGTGCACCTGGGGAGCTGGCGCCACGTGGTGGAGGATGGCGACCGGCCCATGACGTACCGCGAGCTGGCGCCCGCGCTGGCCGAGTACGTCAAGCACATGGGCTTCACCCACGTGGAGCTGCTCCCCATCGCCGAGTATCCCTATGGTGGCTCCTGGGGCTATCAGGTCAGCGGCTACTACGCGCCCACGGCCCGCTATGGCCACCCGGACGACTTCCGGTTCCTCGTGGACCACCTGCACAAGGAAGGCATCGGCGTCATCATCGACTGGGTGCCCGGCCACTTCCCCCGGGACTCCCACGCGCTGGGCGAGTTCGACGGCACGTCGCTGTACGAGCACGCGGACCCGCGCAAGGGCGCGCAGCCGGACTGGGGCACGCTGGTCTTCAACTTCGGCCGCAACGAGGTCCGCAACTTCCTCATCGCCAATGCGCTGTTCTGGATCGAGGAGTACCACGTCGATGGGCTGCGCGTGGACGCGGTGGCCTCGATGCTCTACCTCGACTACAGCCGCAAGCAGGGCGAGTGGATTCCCAACCGCTGGGGCGGCCGGGAGAACGAAGAGGCCATCCAGTTCCTGCGCGAGCTCAACGACACCGTGCGCCGCAAGCACCCCGGCGTGGTGGTCATCGCCGAGGAGTCCACCGCGTGGCCCAAGGTCTCCTCCCCCACGAGCGAGGGCGGCCTGGGCTTCCACTTCAAGTGGAACATGGGCTGGATGCACGACACACTGTCGTACTTCTCCAAGGACCCCATCTACCGGCAGTACCACCACAACCAGCTCACCTTCGGGCTGCTGTATGCGTTCAGCGAGCACTTCATGTTGCCGCTGAGCCATGACGAGGTGGTGCACGGCAAGGGCAGCCTCTACGGGCGCATGCCGGGAGACCCGTGGCAGAAGCGCGCCAACCTGCGCGCGCTGTTCGCCTGGATGTGGGCCCACCCGGGCAAGAAGCTGCTCTTCATGGGCGGCGAGTTCGGCCAGCCCGCGGAGTGGAACCACGACAAGAGCCTGGACTGGCACCTGACCAAGGACCCGGGACACCAGGGCATCCAGCGCCTCGTCGCGACGCTGAACCGCATCTACAAGGAGCTGCCGGCGCTCTACGACGCGGACAACGAGCCCGTGGGCTTCCAGTGGCTCCAGCCCGACTCCGCGTCCGACAACGTGCTCGCGTTCATCCGCCGCTCGCGTCAGCCCGGGCGCCATGTCGTGTGCGTGGCGAACCTCTCGCCCGCCGTGCGCGAGAACTTCCGCGTGGGCTTCCCGCTGCATGGCAGCTACGTGGAGGTGCTCAACACCGACGCGAGCGAGTACGGCGGCTCCAACGTGGGCAACATGGGCCAGCTCCGCACGGAGGCCACGGCCTGGGATGGACAGCCCGCGTCGGCGCTGCTCACCCTGCCCCCGCTGTCCGTGATGTGGTTCACGCCGGGCTGA
- a CDS encoding LysR family transcriptional regulator: protein MNLGSIDLNLLHLLSTVLEERSATRAARKLHVTQSAVSNALRRARDLFGDPLVVRRAHGVEPTPRGLALQPALREWVETTRRLLVETPTFDPSKSTRMFRIACVDAIAATLLQPILRLLKERAPTARLQLLTLDRLIAEDGLVRGEVDLLIGMPPVLEDEHDAETVYLDPMECFVRADHPTVRRTLTLDAYAKLPHVELALFNTVHTEVDQALAKQGRTRTVQVALPYFSSIPLAVLETDCVATLSSRLVRSFAERWPLRVFKPPLPLDAIEVRQVWHRRADVDGAIRFLRDVVRDAARLGTPSRRNTQPRQGPRLRRST from the coding sequence GTGAATCTCGGAAGCATCGACCTCAACCTGCTGCACCTGCTCTCCACCGTCCTGGAGGAGCGCAGTGCGACCCGCGCGGCGCGCAAGCTCCACGTCACGCAGTCCGCGGTGAGCAACGCGCTCCGGAGGGCTCGCGACCTCTTCGGTGACCCGCTGGTCGTCCGGCGCGCGCATGGCGTCGAGCCGACACCCCGAGGGCTGGCCCTACAGCCCGCGCTCCGGGAATGGGTCGAGACCACGCGCCGCCTCCTCGTGGAGACACCCACGTTCGACCCGTCGAAGTCGACGCGCATGTTCCGAATCGCCTGCGTGGATGCCATCGCGGCGACCCTCCTCCAGCCCATCCTCCGCCTCCTGAAGGAGCGGGCCCCGACCGCGCGGCTCCAGCTGCTGACGCTCGATCGGCTCATCGCGGAGGATGGCCTCGTGCGGGGCGAGGTGGACCTGCTCATCGGCATGCCGCCCGTCCTCGAGGACGAGCACGACGCCGAGACGGTGTACCTGGATCCGATGGAGTGCTTCGTGCGCGCCGACCACCCCACGGTGCGCCGGACGCTCACGCTCGACGCCTACGCGAAGCTCCCTCACGTCGAGCTGGCGCTGTTCAACACCGTCCACACCGAGGTGGACCAGGCGCTGGCGAAGCAGGGGCGCACCCGAACGGTGCAGGTCGCGCTCCCCTACTTCTCCTCCATCCCGCTGGCCGTCCTGGAGACGGACTGCGTCGCCACCCTGTCCAGCCGGCTGGTGCGGTCCTTCGCGGAGAGGTGGCCCTTGCGTGTCTTCAAGCCCCCCCTCCCCCTCGACGCCATCGAGGTCCGCCAGGTCTGGCACCGCCGCGCCGACGTGGATGGCGCCATCCGCTTCCTGCGAGACGTCGTGCGCGACGCCGCGAGGCTCGGCACGCCCTCGCGGCGGAACACCCAGCCCCGTCAGGGACCGCGCTTGAGGCGCTCCACGTAA
- a CDS encoding GbsR/MarR family transcriptional regulator, translating into MKGYLWTGGHGSPGGAPPVVEGRLAAWEAIAVDAVGNVIEFWGFKRNQGRVWALLYLRGEPLTAGEIERELDLSKGGVSMLLRDLERWGVIQRVRLPQDTVWRYGAETDLVRMVRHVIEEREAGFVARIRADLAEARRLAEAAGGIPLERLERLEKMATLAEHVERALRLFIKTSRLDVSGVLAVFRDGAARRGDR; encoded by the coding sequence ATGAAGGGCTACCTGTGGACGGGGGGACACGGGAGTCCGGGCGGTGCGCCGCCGGTGGTGGAGGGGCGGCTGGCGGCGTGGGAAGCCATCGCCGTGGACGCGGTGGGCAACGTCATCGAGTTCTGGGGCTTCAAGCGCAACCAGGGCCGCGTGTGGGCGCTGCTGTACCTGCGCGGTGAGCCGCTGACGGCGGGAGAGATCGAGCGCGAGCTGGACCTGTCGAAGGGCGGCGTGTCCATGCTGCTCCGAGACCTGGAGCGCTGGGGCGTCATCCAGCGGGTGCGGCTGCCACAGGACACCGTCTGGCGCTACGGCGCGGAGACGGACCTGGTGCGCATGGTCCGCCACGTCATCGAGGAGCGGGAGGCGGGCTTCGTGGCGCGCATCCGCGCGGACCTGGCGGAGGCGCGGCGGCTGGCGGAGGCCGCGGGCGGCATCCCCCTGGAGCGGCTGGAGCGGCTGGAGAAGATGGCCACCCTGGCCGAGCACGTGGAGCGCGCGCTGCGGCTGTTCATCAAGACCTCACGGCTGGACGTGTCCGGAGTGCTGGCGGTGTTTCGCGACGGCGCGGCGCGCCGGGGTGACAGGTAG
- a CDS encoding MFS transporter → MRQTRGPVFPASSPALSFAAFRRHLLSSFASLATAVPLFRPGSSLPGSAAPLLGAPPADAGALDATRQSPSSRLRSTLGASVVEGMFAEVFTACAGATVLTAWAIALGLGPLLVGVMTALPFCAQFVQFPAAWLTSTFGHRRVALTAVCLSRLVMFPLALLPWLELDLPARQHLLLVVAGASAVLGVVGNNAWVAWMGELVPRPVRGRFFGRRTALTTLAGTVASLVAGLLLDRLRPTDGLGLALPLLALGACVMGVVTTLLMASQHDPAPPGSTPRLELKSALVPLKDPLAKRVLTYQIAWNAAVGVSAPFFALHSLQNLKMTFVLVALHAAGVAAVRILTAPLWGRLLDRVGAQPVLMACSLGIGVIPALWLLPAEGRLWPLLFDGVLAGALWGGHALAIFALPLTVAPRQGRPFYLAAFSTAGGLAYAAAAALGGTLAALLPENFILGGRTWVNLHVLFVLSSVARLGAGLLAAKLPEPGAHPATSFSALLLRLGPRAWSSRPQPVSTTVDVPGRQREAQTR, encoded by the coding sequence ATGCGACAGACGCGAGGACCCGTCTTCCCCGCCTCAAGCCCCGCGTTGAGCTTCGCCGCCTTCCGCCGCCACCTCCTGAGCAGCTTCGCCTCGCTCGCCACGGCCGTCCCCCTGTTCCGCCCGGGCTCGTCCCTGCCGGGCTCCGCCGCTCCGCTGCTGGGCGCGCCCCCGGCGGACGCGGGGGCCCTGGACGCGACGCGGCAATCCCCCTCCAGCCGGCTGCGCTCGACGTTGGGGGCCTCCGTGGTGGAGGGCATGTTCGCGGAGGTCTTCACCGCCTGCGCGGGCGCCACGGTGCTCACCGCGTGGGCCATCGCGCTGGGCCTGGGGCCGCTGCTGGTGGGTGTCATGACGGCGCTGCCTTTCTGCGCGCAGTTCGTGCAATTCCCCGCCGCGTGGCTGACGTCCACCTTCGGCCACCGTCGCGTGGCGCTGACGGCCGTGTGCCTGTCCCGGCTGGTGATGTTTCCGCTCGCCCTCCTGCCCTGGCTGGAGCTGGACCTTCCGGCGCGTCAGCACCTGCTGCTCGTCGTCGCGGGGGCATCGGCGGTGCTGGGGGTGGTGGGAAACAACGCGTGGGTGGCGTGGATGGGGGAACTGGTGCCGCGCCCGGTGCGAGGACGGTTCTTCGGCCGGCGCACCGCGCTCACCACGCTGGCTGGCACCGTGGCCTCGCTCGTCGCGGGGTTGCTGTTGGATCGGCTGCGCCCCACAGACGGGCTGGGCCTGGCGCTGCCGCTGCTCGCGCTGGGGGCCTGTGTCATGGGCGTGGTGACCACGCTGCTCATGGCCAGCCAGCACGACCCCGCGCCGCCGGGGAGCACGCCCCGCCTGGAGCTCAAGAGCGCGCTGGTGCCGCTGAAGGACCCGCTGGCGAAGCGCGTGCTGACGTATCAAATCGCGTGGAACGCGGCGGTGGGGGTGTCCGCGCCGTTCTTCGCGCTGCACAGCCTCCAGAACCTCAAGATGACCTTCGTCCTCGTCGCGCTGCACGCGGCGGGCGTGGCGGCGGTGCGCATCCTCACCGCGCCGCTGTGGGGACGGCTCCTCGACAGGGTCGGCGCGCAGCCCGTCCTGATGGCGTGCTCGCTGGGCATCGGCGTCATCCCCGCGCTGTGGCTGCTGCCGGCCGAGGGGAGGCTGTGGCCCCTGCTGTTCGACGGAGTGCTCGCGGGCGCGCTGTGGGGAGGCCATGCCCTGGCCATCTTCGCGCTGCCGCTCACCGTCGCGCCGCGACAGGGGCGCCCGTTCTACCTGGCCGCGTTCTCCACCGCGGGCGGCCTGGCGTACGCCGCCGCCGCCGCGCTGGGAGGCACCCTCGCCGCCTTGCTCCCCGAGAACTTCATCCTGGGAGGGCGGACCTGGGTGAACCTGCACGTCCTCTTCGTGCTGTCATCCGTCGCGCGACTGGGCGCGGGCCTGCTCGCCGCGAAGCTCCCCGAGCCCGGAGCCCACCCCGCGACCTCGTTCTCCGCCCTGCTCCTGCGCCTGGGCCCGCGAGCCTGGAGCTCACGGCCCCAGCCCGTGAGCACGACGGTGGACGTCCCAGGCCGCCAGCGCGAGGCTCAGACGCGGTAG